The Perca fluviatilis chromosome 24, GENO_Pfluv_1.0, whole genome shotgun sequence genome has a window encoding:
- the LOC120554205 gene encoding coagulation factor XIII A chain-like produces the protein MLKSISSSSDLTVRDSTDRPTSLLHLSVTSVKPPAIMSLSKEKSHHHKGRYNGKVPTSNLGPFIGDFREFEAFSDAPTARASAPDGTYLSVQMVDTCQQINKPQHKTASYHTPNLVVRRGQEFLVRVTFNRPLAQSDDFQLEFLIGENPSGSRSSLVVVTFNSRLGGPWSGRIVESQGVTVTLGITPTPDAIVGKFRTYVAIVAGTGMQRTGRDAATDLYVLFNAWCKDDAVFLPNEAERNEYVLNDHGVMYQGSFDAVTTHDWVYGQFERGILDACIYILDASQMPISDRGNIIKVIRMGSAMINSKDDNGVCVGNWSDDYSMGRSPTSWTGSVQILLQYAKTGVPVCYAQCWVFAGVFNTFLRALGIPARTITNFFSAHDNNGDLTTAIIRLPDGSPDDSNTMDSIWNYHCWNEVFIRRADLPPGLGGWQVVDATPQETSDGYYRCGPASIIGIKEGLLCHPFDSGFVFAEVNSDVVFNKLDRYGTLTPYWVETDYIGKAVYTKSLGSNSPNNITQNYKYLKGSEEDNRTMARAEAYDIERHHSELPETTLSVIITVGQVNLGQDVNLQVDFHNPSDVPKTIQANLAGSVIFYTGVRASHLINHNFTITVPANQMKSAMVKITADEYMPYLGTQRCMHFVVTGQTEDESVSTIKVLHLQIPTLTVTLSGLPRVQHQMFANVTFTNPFNFALKACRLVMEGAGLMSEKTHLYGVIEPQASISWTESFNPRLEGKRCIVAVMDCSNLCQVRGVACVDITP, from the exons ATGCTGAAGTCGATCTCATCATCATCTGATCTGACCGTCAGAGACTCGACAGACAGACCAACTTCTCTCCTTCATCTGAgcg TGACTTCAGTGAAACCTCCAGCCATCATGTCTCTATCAAAGGAGAAGTCACACCACCACAAGGGGCGCTACAACGGGAAG GTGCCGACCTCCAACCTTGGGCCTTTTATAGGAGATTTTCGAGAGTTTGAGGCTTTTTCTGACGCTCCCACAGCCAGAGCATCTGCACCTGATGGCA CGTATCTGTCGGTGCAGATGGTCGACACGTGTCAGCAGATAAACAAACCACAACACAAGACGGCCTCCTACCACACCCCCAACCTGGTGGTCCGCCGCGGTCAGGAGTTCCTGGTGAGAGTCACCTTCAACCGCCCGCTGGCGCAGAGCGACGACTTCCAGCTCGAGTTCCTGATTG gtgAAAACCCTTCAGGCAGCAGGAGCTCCCTGGTGGTGGTAACCTTCAATTCCCGTCTTGGAGGCCCGTGGTCGGGTCGGATTGTGGAGAGTCAGGGTGTAACTGTGACTCTGGGCATCACGCCGACGCCCGACGCCATCGTGGGAAAGTTTCGTACGTACGTGGCCATCGTAGCGGGCACCGGCATGCAGCGAACAGGGAGGGACGCCGCCACCGACCTGTACGTGCTGTTCAACGCCTGGTGTAAAG atgatgcgGTGTTTCTTCCTAATGAAGCAGAGCGGAACGAGTACGTTCTCAACGACCATGGTGTGATGTATCAGGGTTCATTTGATGCTGTGACAACCCATGACTGGGTTTATGGACAg TTTGAGCGCGGCATTTTGGACGCCTGTATTTACATCCTGGATGCGTCTCAGATGCCGATCAGCGACCGAGGCAACATCATCAAAGTGATCAGGATGGGATCCGCAATG aTTAACTCTAAGGACGATAATGGCGTGTGTGTTGGGAACTGGAGTGATGACTACTCAATGGGCAGGTCCCCGACGTCTTGGACAGGCAGCGTCCAGATCCTTCTGCAGTACGCCAAAACCGGAGTCCCGGTCTGCTACGCCCAGTGCTGGGTATTTGCTGGAGTCTTCAACACCT TCCTACGTGCCCTCGGCATCCCGGCGAGGACAATCACCAACTTCTTTTCAGCTCACGACAACAACGGCGACCTGACGACCGCAATCATCCGCCTGCCTGATGGTTCGCCGGACGACAGCAACACCATGGACTCCATCTG GAACTACCACTGCTGGAACGAGGTGTTCATTAGGCGCGCCGACCTGCCGCCCGGCCTCGGAGGATGGCAGGTGGTGGACGCCACGCCCCAGGAGACCAGTGATG GATATTATCGCTGCGGTCCAGCTTCAATTATCGGCATCAAGGAAGGTTTGCTCTGTCACCCGTTTGATTCAGGGTTCGTCTTCGCTGAG GTGAACAGTGACGTTGTCTTCAACAAGCTGGATCGCTACGGGACTCTGACTCCGTACTGGGTGGAAACGGATTACATCGGAAAGGCTGTTTACACCAAATCTTTGGGCAGCAACTCACCGAACAACATCACACAGAACTACAAGTACCTtaaag GTAGTGAAGAGGACAACAGGACCATGGCCCGGGCGGAGGCATACGACATTGAGAGGCATCATTCCGAGCTGCCTGAGACCACACTGTCTGTCATTATTACCGTAGGACAG GTCAACCTGGGTCAGGACGTCAACCTACAGGTGGATTTCCACAACCCCAGTGATGTCCCCAAAACCATCCAAGCCAACCTGGCCGGGTCCGTCATCTTCTACACCGGAGTCAGAGCCAGTCACTTGATAAATCACAACTTCACCATCACTGtgccagccaatcaga tgaaGAGTGCGATGGTGAAGATCACAGCTGATGAGTACATGCCATATTTGGGCACTCAGCGTTGCATGCACTTTGTTGTGACTGGACAGACTGAGGACGAATCAGTGAGCACCATCAAGGTGCTCCATCTGCAGATCCCGACGCTCACCGTGACG CTGAGTGGCTTGCCTCGGGTGCAGCATCAGATGTTTGCCAATGTTACCTTCACCAACCCCTTCAACTTCGCCCTGAAGGCCTGTAGGCTGGTCATGGAAGGAGCTGGACTCATGAGCGAGAAGACACATCTCTACGG agtcATTGAGCCTCAGGCCTCGATCTCATGGACGGAGTCGTTCAACCCTCGGCTGGAGGGAAAGCGCTGCATTGTGGCGGTGATGGACTGCAGCAACCTCTGTCAG
- the LOC120554225 gene encoding zinc finger protein OZF-like, with product MDRHRKRLEEVLKPKTKPRGEVLPSDIQKVIVGEEQQHEWSSSLDQEDPEPLYIKEEQEERQASQDEEQLEGPEEADITKFPFTLVHVKNEEDEEKPEQMKVEAVGDDCEGPEPGMNSDPDTHLQPDTYETRDSSEPETDDSNDWKETGDPPSGLNSLNDNEVPVSDLRCSTGEKECLKRFGTSGHLKTRMRSQTGGKPFSCLLCNKTFTVNGSLQKHMKIHTGEKPFSCSICAKAFTENGYLQTHMRTHTGEKPFSCSICMKAFTVSGSLQKHMRIHTGEKPFSCSICQKAFIQRGHLQKHMRGHTGEKPFCCSVCNKAFTVNGHLHRHMRIHTGEKPFSCSFCEKAFTESGHLKAHMRIHTGEKPYSCIVCEKTFTVSGSLQKHMRIHTGEKSYSCSVCMKTFVQSANLQAHMRIHTGKKPFSCSVCEKAFTVSGHLDRHMRIHTGEKPFSCSVCKKAFRVSGHLKTHMRTHTGERPYSCPLCEKAFAVSGVLHKHMRVHTCEKP from the coding sequence TTTTACCTTCAGATATCCAGAAAGTGATCGTTGGTGAAGAACAGCAGCACGAGTGGAGCTCCAGTCTGGACCAGGAGGACCCAGAGCCCCTctacattaaagaggaacaggaggaacgcCAGGCCAGTCAGGATGAAGAGCAGCTTGAAGGGccggaggaggctgatatcaccaagttcccatttaCTCTTGTCCATGTGAAGAATGAAGAGGATGAGGAGAAACCTGAACAGATGAAAGTAGAAGCTGTTGGAGATGACTGTGAAGGACCAGAACCAGGCATGAACTCAGATCCAGATACACATTTACAACCAGATACGTACGAGACTAGAGACTCATCGGAACCTGAGACAGATGACAGTaatgattggaaggagaccggAGATCCTCCTTCaggtttaaactctctgaatgaTAACGAAGTCCCTGTTAGCGATTTGAGATGTAGTACTGGTGAGAAAGAGTGTCTGAAAAGATTTGGCACCAGTGGACATCTGAAGACACGCATGAGATCTCAAACAGGAGGaaaaccatttagctgcttacTCTGTAACAAAACTTTTACAGTGAATGGAAGTTtacaaaaacacatgaaaatcCACACGGGAGAAAAGCCGTTCAGCTGCTCAATCTGTGCGAAAGCTTTTACAGAGAATGGATATTTACAAACGCACATGAGaacccacacaggagagaaaccatttagctgctccaTCTGTATGAAAGCTTTTACAGTGAGTGGAagtttacagaaacacatgagaatccacactgGGGAGAAACCGTTTAGCTGCTCCATCTGTCAGAAAGCTTTTATACAACGCGgacatttacagaaacacatgagaggccacacaggagaaaaacctttctgctgctcagtctgtaacaAAGCTTTTACAGTGAATGGACATTTACAtagacacatgagaatccacacaggagagaaaccatttagctgctcatTCTGTGAGAAGGCTTTTACAGAGAGCGGCCACTTAAAGGcgcacatgagaatccacacaggagagaaaccatatAGCTGCATTGTTTGTGAGAAAACTTTTACAGTGAGTGGAagtttacagaaacacatgagaatccacacaggagagaaatcgtatagctgctcagtctgtatgaaaacttttGTACAAAGTGCCAATTTACAggcacacatgagaatccacaccggaaagaaaccatttagctgctcagtctgcgAGAAAGCTTTTACAGTGAGCGGACATTTGGAtagacacatgagaatccacacaggcgAGAAACCGTTTAGCTGCTCTgtctgtaagaaagcttttagAGTGAGCGGACATTTAAAGACACACATGAGAacccacacaggagagaggCCGTATAGCTGCCCTCTCTGCGAGAAAGCCTTTGCAGTAAGCGGAGTTTTACATAAACACATGAGAGTCCACACATGCGAGAAACCATAA